A segment of the Promicromonospora sukumoe genome:
CGAGCACTCGGTGCCGATCCTGGACGAGGCCGCGAGCACCGTCGCCTCCGCGAACACGCAGCTCGTCAAGGTCGACACGATCACCACGTCGGCGGCGTCGGTCAGCGAGAACGTGTCCGCGCTGACGGGCCTGTACGCGGCGACGCTGGGCAAGCCGCTGGTCAAGGTCGCGGCGTTCTCCTACGGTGTGCGGCAGGCGTTCGGCCAGGCCAAGGGCCGCTCCGGCCGGCACACCGAGCCGGACGCGTCCGGGGCCGAGGCATGATCCGCCGCCTGTTCTGGGTCGGCGTGGGCGTGGCCGTCACCGTCGTCGTGATCCACAAGGGCCGCCA
Coding sequences within it:
- a CDS encoding DUF948 domain-containing protein: MTLGDLGDVAGLIAAIAFVLLVGFLAVPLWKLGKLLDEARLSVRDVTEHSVPILDEAASTVASANTQLVKVDTITTSAASVSENVSALTGLYAATLGKPLVKVAAFSYGVRQAFGQAKGRSGRHTEPDASGAEA